The DNA window caggggtctcttatttttcaaaagaaagtctcatcttaAGATacaagcttgtttctttcttctcaacagggtttttatacgtttaaaataggtaccttagtcaaaacttttattttgcacattaatgaagcaaccgaatggtatgatcattaaccaaaagccaaagtaggacttcatcctttagcaaggtaaaaaaaaaataaaaataaaaagaaaaacaaataaaacaaagtgaaaaagcagaaactggtttccctccccctcaCTTAAggcatgcaatgtcctcaatgcatggaaagaattaaaaacaaagacaatgcaagggggtcatacctgattaaaagttagtcatcaatgtaaagagattcatggagatccatgacctctttactaccagtattaggaaactcgaggaacggtttcaaactcTGACCattaatgtaatatcccgcttcttaaacccggtctgatttcgcgattgaaccggtttaaccatgcaggaaccgagccagaggatattagagcggactccttatgggctatgatggcacgggtgaccttaaacaccggctgacccgacaagtccgagccagtgccagaagagacgggagtgcccaaaccgtgtacgtgcacctaccataaggctatgtacggataaaacaggtattatatccatattttaaggtatatacgtatgctacatcgtatgcctggggtggggttcgcgccgaggtccgaacccggtcaaaatcctaagttttggctctcaggcgggtataataggtgggtacacccacccacctgagtgacccatccaagactattcacttaactaggaatagtatataaggctttatgatttcttttctttccatttattaccctcgtacgtttggtgagaaaagtaaagaggagagagaaaagaaagggaagaagaaaggaagaggaagaaaggaaggatttcagtggggccgaagctcgatcttgccattccggtgccgggagagtaatcttcaactctagatctacagttggaggtaagaaaagttgggttttatgaacattcaccatacccaagctttaaacccttgattcgagtatggtttcttgagatcttgtaaataccctttgaaatgatgaatctaagggttaatagatgatttatgtgttgatcttgaaggatttgaagagatattgacaaggtagaagaagcattgtgagttggaagtgatttgaagggtttgaagtcatttttgggcaaagaaggtaagatggtttccctcacttgaatctaacctagatctaggttagaaccatcctataggacctcgaaggtgtgaagaatgggtgggggaaagccccatttgattccccaaaggatggagaaaatggggaagagacagtGNNNNNNNNNNNNNNNNNNNNNNNNNNNNNNNNNNNNNNNNNNNNNNNNNNNNNNNNNNNNNNNNNNNNNNNNNNNNNNNNNNNNNNNNNNNNNNNNNNNNTACCCAGACAACAATACAAAGCAGCTTAAGATCAAATGCAGacagaaagaaaactaatgcatatgttgcaaaatggttttatgaAGCTGGCATCCCATTCAATACTGTCAAGTTAAGGAGCTTTGAGGAGATGGTTGAAGCCATTGCACAGTttgggtcaggatataagcccccttCTTACCATGAGTTGAGAGTGCCCTTGCTACAGGATGAAAAAGCTCAGATTGACTGTatcaagaagaaatatgaagattattggaaaaggcacgggtgcactcttatgtctgatgggtggactaacaagagaggtagacacttgattaatttccttgtcaattgtccattggggacttattttatgggctCTGTAGATGTATCTAGTGAGTCTCAATATGCAGCCATGTTATTTCAGCTGCTTGatagtaaaattgaagaaattggggaGGATAATGTGGTACAAGTAGTTACAGACAATGCAGCTaattatgttgcagctggtagaatgttgatggaaaaacggagtaagctttattggactccttgtgcagctcattgtttggacctcatgttagaggacattggcaagttgaaagcttataaaacaacaatagagagggaaaaaacaatgacaagttttatctacagacattacaaacttgttgatgctttgaggaaaaagacaaatgGAATAGATCTGGTGAGGTCTGGAGTTACAAGATTTGCTACCTCATTCTTGACACTACAAAGTTTGTACAAGAACAAGGATGCCTTGAAGCAATTATTTGTATCTGATGATTGGAATAGTTCTAAGTTGTCCAAGACAGAGGCAGGTAAGAAAGTACTTGAGACAATACTTGCACAAACATTCTGGAACAGTGTACTAGATTGCTTAAGAGCATCCCAACCAATTTTAGTTGCCTTGAGGttagtagatggtgatgagaggcctgcattgcctgaagtttatttggcaatggaaatagcaaaaaaaaagataaaagtaaattttgccAACAAAGAACGGTCATGGAAGAAGGTGTTAGCAATTATTGATGATCGTTGGGAGGTCCAAATGGATCGACCTTTATATGCTGCTGCCTTTTACCTAAAtgctagcaaatattttgactacatCAATGATGCCCCTTTTGAAGAATCATGTAAAATACAAGATGCATTCATGTCAGTTATTGAAAGAATGGTGCCCGACTTAACTGTGCAAGACAAGATCATACGTGAGTCTCAATTGTACAGAAAATGTGAAGGTAGCTTTTCAAGGAGTTTGGCTTTTAAACAACGGATAGTCggtgaaggagcattggatcctagtaagtactaagtatttttttttttattttaataagtatttaacaatatgtgtatctaattttttccttatatatagtctcttggtggcaAACACATGGATCTTCGGCCCCTACGCTTCAACAATATGCAATACGCATATTAGGCCTTTGTTGCTCCGCTTccggttgtgagcgcaattggagcacatttgattttGTACGTATGATCTTGTCTattagtttgtaattatattttttacatctatttcttgacttaaataaagagtatttatggattcagattcacaccaagaagaggaatagactagaacatcagcgcttgaatgatctagtctatatcCAATACAATCGTCGGCTTcattcaaggttccaagaaagaatggaaaaaggCAGCAATTGTGATCCattaattcttgatgaaatgaattggagtagtgaatggataacaggggatcaagaagatggagatttagtccatcctggagacgacctcacatggggagatgttgatagagcagttgGTGCATCTACATCGGTGGGGGGTCGTAATTTACCTAGGAGGGCTCAAGGATCAACAAGTGCAGCCAATATTTTCTACACACGTCGTGGTAGGGGAAGGGCCACTATTGAGGAATcatcagatgatgaagttgaagaagaggtccacGATGTGGtgcgtgatgatgaagatattgaagaagactttggtgatgggccaactgattctatgaatcaacaacaacaggagggagaagaattagatgttgatttgttagcttgattatggttaaacaagaacaaagtttagcttgatggtttattttgttgttttaaaatttatactttaaagcttactaaagtttagtattttggtttatttttatgtttcttaatttccattaggtgtttttaattctccccaggtaggattggaacccatagcctatcacctatcatgagtcatgactcatataTTAAGGAACAAGGTTTCTCTTGTTGCTTAGTGTTTTAGTATCACTAACTTATATGTATTGATTGACAGGgggttaaacattaaaatatcatggttcatggactcatggtctatgatggactttgtggatctcgttttgggcatcatagaggtaagtatatctaactacatacttaaatagttaaatattatattatttataatatttcattaggaattatatgttgTTATGCACTTATGccttttgtttaatttatagctttttttttatgaataatttttttattttttgttgtgtattctcatgttagaaaatatatcactttgcaatttgcattgatatgaatttcatgttgaatgttgattcttgtctcttgatgttgcttaaagtgtgtacttttttcccttgatgttgcttaaagtcgtgcttcttgtattttgatataacttaaagacttgattttttacaagcaatttaaaattaagtatatcattgttatacagttgtactagatattatagatatattaaaaaaatagtaacgtcTTTTTTGGGCCGTATTCGCCGTAAGGCGGgcaccttctcgcctaagcgcttagacagccctccaacgccttggttcgccttggcgccgtgacaactatgatgctAACCTCTATCTCAGACCGAACATATTATTAAGACTCAAATATCACAGAGACAGAATCAAATCCTAATAATCATTAATTcgttaaataaaaataatcaaaagtaAACTCTCATATTGGTCACCATTCTTTACTTTGCTAGTGATGTTTAAGTTGCACGAGTTATTGACAAGTAAATTCTCTTTTCTCTACCTTCTACGATAATGAAGAAAGGAATTATTACAATCCTATGTTATTACTTTCTCTATAAGAAATCGACATGcaaactaagaaaaaacaaacATCTCCAGATTGTAAGAAAATATGAACCATAATGCTGATCATTTAACTGCAATAAATGATAATAATGATGCAAAAATCCAGGTAGGACCTTATCTTCCTCTAGTTTCTGTCTGATTTTCTCCCTTgctcttttctcttcctccttctctGCTTTCCGGAAGGCCAATAAACTACAATACAGCGAAGGAAGTGCAAGTcattcaaaaactaaaaatatatCAAGTAAATTACCAGGTGGAAAGTTTGAAGTTAAGAATAGACAATGGGTAAGATTGAAAGGAAAACATGACAGATAAATCTTTCCAGTTTAAGACAAACCGTTTTCTTTCCTGTTCCTCCTCAATTCGCTTTGCTTCAAGTAGTTCCTTGCCAGCTCGAATCCTTTCCTATAACCATACTGTAGCTTGATTACACAGTAGGAAACTCAACAGAACAATAGCAAAAATTAAAGACAGATGAAGGATCACATCACAGGCATGTTTCCAGGACATGCTCTCATAAAAGattgtcttcatcatcatcatcacccgCTAATAACTATTGTAGGGCCAATGAGATCTTTTAGGCCAACCtaaaattttagtttcctaatttagcATTGGGAGGAAGAGTAACTTGGACAGGAAAACTGGGTACAAACAGAAGTTCCCTCCTATATCATTGTGATAATAACAGATATGGAGTAAGTGAAGACGACATATGTTAAGACTCAGATATGGTGCATTGCAGTAAAATGGACTCAGCACACAAAATATTACCACTGGAAGTTAGGGGGAAGTAGAAATCTCCACATTTATCACCCATGTGGAGGTGCTAGGTCAGCTGTAATACTCAACTCAacctcaactcaactaagcctctCCCAGAAAAAAGCAGCCACCACACGAATCCTGGTTCACCAGTCAACTCTATTTAAAGCCACAACTATTCTTAAACCTAAGGCAACCATTTCTCTCTAATTGTTCCCAGGTAATCTTTGGCCTACCCCTTGTTCTTTTACCTAACCTAATCTGCAAACTACTCACTCCTTAACAGTTCATTCAATGGCCTCTGTTTTATATGCTCAAGCCACCTCAAATGGCTCTGACCAAAGCAGATTTCACCATGCTGTAGCTAATTAAAGTAACTAATCTTAAAGACAATGAAAAACagaatttcatatttgaatcaACAAATCCATCTTGAGACCATTTTTTCTACTAAATACATAaccttgatttttaaaattcatATCAAAGATAATTGCTGACAAGCTAAAAAATTTCACTGTAAGAATACAACGTAATAAGAGGAGGGAGTCATCATGATATTTCAGCAAATACCTTCTCCCTTTCaatttccattctcttttcctcctcctctttctttttccgaGCTCGCTCCCTGAAAAAGCATGCAAGGAATTAAGAACTAGAAAGGGAGGAATTGTGATATAAAATATCCAAAAATCACTTGAGAGATGGAGAAAGCATGTCACAACTGaaccaaaaatatataattggtcaaaataaatagaaagaatCTAAAGAAACAGTTGGTAAAAGACACAAAGGCACTCTAAAACAAACCTTAATTCTTGTGCTTTGATCTTCATTTCCTCCGGAGTAAGAGATGGTTTTGGTTTTGCAGCCTCAACTTTGCTATTGGCAGGTACCTGAGGAGATTTAGGCAGATGAAACAGTCAATGGATGCTCTGTCATGCATGTCCAGAAATGAGAAcaaagttttcaatcaacataaATATAAGATCCTCAGTTATGCAACCTAAATATAGTATTACGTTCTAAAACAGATTCAATCAAAATTATATCCGCTACATAGACATGGCCACATGCATGTCCGCATTGACACATGAAGCTCCAATCATGGCTCAAGAACTCGAGCGATACCGTCGAAATTTCCACATTTGGACGGTATCCCAGGACTCCAATACCATATAGCCTGTGACTTCTAAAAATCATTGGTTTCGACAGGTATCGActaaaattcccacatttcgatcACAATGTGGAAAAATTTTCAAGTGGACCAATGGGTTGGGTCGAACCAGCCTCTATAAAACATACTTAGATGGGAAACCAATTGTtctcatttcaaattttcaacccTCCCCATATTTCTTCTTtgtgaagtgggaaacttgggaaaacactcaagatttcCCCCTAGCGCCCcaaaaaaaacttcaatctaagcttggatcttgcaaaATCTACCTAAGGTGgatcatcttttgttgacaatatctttgggtatccatcccaaccttgtgtgccacatcCATATCCTATCACTGTGACTGAGCCATTCCCTAGGCTAGGATACCTagttgatgttgatgatgcacCTTATAGACGAGCAATGATGGACTACTAAAACAACTGGACCCAAAACATGTCATAGGactcatatgtggtgcattcaaAGGAGCGGCTACGACATCTGTAGTGGTACACAGCTCGTGGACTGGAACCTCCCAAGcgctctacttggaattgactttTGAGTGATGAGTGTGTTGaatgttgagacttgagacttgagacttgagagataactcacaattatgtaatattattatttatgttgGATCCTTtgcattatgttttgtttgttttaaaattGTATTCTTGTATTTCacaattatgtatttatttatactGTAGACTACATATAGTGTAGACTATGTTGTATAGTTTAATTCAACGACTCAAcgtacattagcaaactttggtTCACACCACAATtatgactttaggtgttttttccatgaaattatttaaatgaatgtattaaaaatgtctaaaatatgtcatacacaaaaaatcaggtaAAAAAGCACATTTTggggtcgaaaccaaagtttccaccaaaccgggaaaaattccctggtttcctcaaaatttcccatAATTCGACCAAAATTCGTTCTTCCCAAGGGTTGAAACCCGATACTTTGAACCTTGGCTACAATAAGTAGGCTGTCTTCCAAAAAGATTTAAAGTAATCTCACTCACCCACATTTCAAGCTCTTATAGACACGACACAGAGATCAATGGCAGAAATCAATGGATTTAGGTCAGCTTGACCAAATTTTCCATTTGGTAAAATTGACACTTTTCAATCCAAGCTCGACATAGTCAGAAAATGTCAGCTATGCCTCATGTTTATAGTAGGTTTTTGTTCAGGTTGGTCAGGTTTAGGCATGGTTTGAAATCTCAGTAatttcagtctttttttttttttttttactgaaacaAAATGGCTTTCGAAATACAATAAGGAACAGgttttggtcaaaatttcagTATCTCGCCGAAATTTAGTAACACATTTCAGTCTCTCCAAAAGTTATAAACTTGGTTTATAAAAGGCACGGTCTCATGAGATAGGGTCAAAATTTCGAGCTCTTATTGCCTCTTTGCACCTACAAAACATAAAATCAGCTGGAGACTCCTATGtttggccacatcatcacctcaagttgttgaagatcactccaagGGCCCCCATTGTTGAAGATCTACACACTTCCAAGGTTGAAAAGGTAAACCACTTtccccaaaaccattttttagcATATAGTAGCATAAATACATGCTTTTCAGGGAtgtattttttatatgttagacatcaAAGGCCGATCTACAACCTCATGGTGTTGAATTTTTTTGCTTTATAAATAACtatattatttttctggtttaaaaatatagtttaatcaataaaaatttgaaaaagtaAGGTTAATATAGCTTTGATGGAACTCTATTATATATACGTTAATCACCATTAGTGGATCTACGGCTCATTACCTCGCAAATTTTTTCCAACTGATAAacaattattttaatttaaaaaatatgataaatagtttaacaaatcaaaaaaagaaaaaaatatattatctttttatttgaaaaaataaaggaaaaatatggAAGTAattttaaagtgttttgaagtGTATATAATGCTTGTTATATTATactatatttgattttgttgtattaggtcattatattattgaaaagtaattattttttaaaataatttttaagtaagaaaaaaatataagtaacTACCATATACTTATAGTGGTCTCATATGATGTGCTTAAGTtaataatgatttattttttcaatgcaTCAGTATTAGGGTGATATATAATGGCTAGCAAAGGAGACGACGAGGAGGgcgggagaagagggagaggaggtaGGAGGCATCAACATGATAGTGTAGAGATTGCATGGAAACACGGAATGCTGATTGATGGtgataaaaggaaaatagagtGCCAATACTATCACAAAAAAATTAAGGGTGGAGGATCCACAAGACTTAAACAACATTTGGCTAGAAATTGCTCAGATATAGCTACATCAGCCTACATGCATTGAAGTACCTGATGAGATTGCTAGGGCCATAGCTGAAGATATACATGGAGGGAATAAGAGGAAAGCGGCCAAGGAGAAGGCCAGGATAGAACTTGAAGAGGCTAGAGCTTGGCGGCGGGTACAATCGTTGAGCAGAGGCATTCATCGTGTGAAGGAGGATAGATGCAAAGATAATAAAGGAGGAGTTGGTCCATCTAGAACAGGAGGTGGTGGATCTTCACAACCTGAGTTGCCATTTAGGAGAACACAAAGTACGAGAGCTGCCCCACCTCCACCTCTACCTCTAGTAGTACCATCACAAGTGAACCCCGTACTACAGTAGGATCCCGGtagtcacaaaaaaaaaaaagtagcaaaAAGCATAAAATAAAGGGGATGTGGACTAATACAAAGGCTTATGTTGGGGAGGTTGTGTCTAACTGGATATTATTTCAGGTTCAATTGAGGTCCCTGGAGTGAGCTCTCCTCCCCGCAAGAGAACGTATCCCCGCTGGTTCTGTATTCTATCATGGGCTtctaaggttgaagaaggcaagtttcacaatttgcaaggacaaaatattttaattacAAACCACCCCTTATTTCTGGAGTTTTGCTCCATTTATTCCCAAGCTTCTTTAATTTCCAGAATAGCCCAACCTTTTAAAGTTTTAACTCTAGTTGACCCCATTATTTATTCCCTTCACTTTAAGGGTTTAAATTGTTCCTGAATTTACAAAATTGCTACTCAACCATTAATTTGAGCTATCTATCACTCTTGTGGGCTCATAAGCTATCCGATTTGGGTTACCAGACCCCTAATCTGCATCACATGTTACATTACAGCTTGCTGATAACATGTTACATTAAGTATCCATTCACTCCACCCTGGCCCGAATTTCTGTATCAAATGACATTAGCCCCCAGCTAATAGCATGTATCTTTCAGTGAAATACTGATTAAATATGAATAGACTTGATGAAAAGATTATAATGTTTTCACTGCCAAGTATCAAACTGGTTTTACTCTGAAACTTCTCTGAGTTCTGAATACTGTTGTTGCAACAGACAGAAAAGGTGAATAACTATGTTTTATATTGTACACTTAATTAAGTAGTGAATTACTATCCAAAATGCgctaccattaaaaaaaattaccatccaaaaagataaaaagtagTGAAATTATATGAAATATCTATGGAGAAACAAATCTGCAATTTATTACAAGGAAAGCTATCACGAAAAGGAATCATACCTCAGGCATCTGATCAATGTCAGGGTCATTCTCATGTTCAATAACCCAATTCACAGCCGCCTCAATGCTAGCATTgcctgagaaaagaaaaaacaagttcaaaacaactcaaaaaccaaacaagccacAACTGACATAGAACTGCACACATATTATGAGTACACAATACaagcaaaagaagagagagaactaCAAAAGAAACCAATCTTCTTGAAAGTAGTAACTGCATGTTTAGGATTCAATCCACAAACAACATGCTATTTAGAAAGACTAAATTTTGGCCCATGGTTGGGTTCTGTAGACCTTGAGCTTCTTATTTGTGGGTTTATTGATGTAAAAAGACTCTTTTAAAATCCCATATTTGGGTTCTTAACTTTGTAGTCGGGATTAAGTATATAAACAAGGGGGAAATGAATGCTCCACGGTTGGGGTATAACTTTGTATTTGGGGGTTCACATAGGCATAAAAAGAgggtgtttttctttctttctttctttttcacagAAGTGTGGGGGCATCATTTCGCCACCTtctgtgtctgggcatagggCAGCGTGACCAGGGAGGGTTTTTTCCCCATAGATAAGATTGTGTGGGTCCCATGTATTATTAAGTAAGTTAGCTTAGTCCAGAAAGAGTCCTTTAGTTAAGTTAAGTATTTGGGTTAGATTAGGATACTTAATAATTAGACagctttctattttcatttctatttACTTCATTCAGAGTTAGAATGATTAAAAGTCTATATGAgaatttaggaattttaggtCTTTACATATGTAAAGTAACATATCCCCCATGAATTGGAGATGATTTGAGTAAAGaataaaaggatttttttttaatagttttggAGCTGTTGAGATTAGCATACAGGATTGGTATCCCAGAGCTCTTCTATTCTCTACTcaacttttctcttctttattctccACTTCTTCACCATTGATTACAAGGCTAGTTTCTGcaattctcttctctcctcatATCAATTTATAGTTCTGATTCATAATCTTAGCTTAAAAAATCCTGtcttttttcaggtttcttgaGTTTCTACTCCGACTAAGAATTTTCTGAAACTTCAAATCTAACCATTGGTTTTCAATTCTGCTTCCTTACTTAGTAACTGGTTTCTAATCTGAACCTTCCTACAGTTTCAAAATTGAAACTTAAAACTGATTTCTTGTTTCCCTAGTACGTCTGATTTCCAATTAGTCGATTTTCATGTTTTGTTTTCTAAGTTCGGTCTTAGTTTCTGGCTATTATTAGGCCTGTTATTTAGTACTGAAATCAATCTGGTTTGTGTGAACCTTTCATTGATTCTCAGATTTATGaatcatagttattaaggcgctggtaaggcgttGGTAAGGCCCTGGTAAGGTGCTAATGCGCTCGAGAGAGG is part of the Macadamia integrifolia cultivar HAES 741 chromosome 9, SCU_Mint_v3, whole genome shotgun sequence genome and encodes:
- the LOC122089630 gene encoding uncharacterized protein LOC122089630; this translates as MVERLKGAFQDIISPNQLAFVLDRIISDNIFMAHEIYHYIKHQKKGKKKLLGLKLDMRKAYDRLEWPFVREALLKLGFCNGWVNLTTIQSSLRSNADRKKTNAYVAKWFYEAGIPFNTVKLRSFEEMVEAIAQFGSGYKPPSYHELRVPLLQDEKAQIDYVSSESQYAAMLFQLLDSKIEEIGEDNVVQVVTDNAANYVAAGRMKKTNGIDLVRSGVTRFATSFLTLQSLYKNKDALKQLFVSDDWNSSKLSKTEAGKKVLETILAQTFWNSIKVNFANKERSWKKVLAIIDDRWEVQMDRPLYAAAFYLNASKYFDYINDAPFEESCKIQDAFMSVIERMVPDLTVQDKIIRESQLYRKCEGSFSRSLAFKQRIVGEGALDPISWWQTHGSSAPTLQQYAIRILGLCCSASGCERNWSTFDFIHTKKRNRLEHQRLNDLVYIQYNRRLHSRFQERMEKGSNCDPLILDEMNWSSEWITGDQEDGDLVHPGDDLTWGDVDRAVGASTSVGGRNLPRRAQGSTSAANIFYTRRGRGRATIEESSDDEVEEEVHDVVRDDEDIEEDFGDGPTDSMNQQQQEGEELDGVKH
- the LOC122090063 gene encoding chromatin assembly factor 1 subunit A-like yields the protein MAGLSLKCGDCGALLKSVEEAQEHAELTSHSNFSESTEAVLNLVCTTCRKPCRSKTESDLHTKRTGHTEFVDKTSEAAKPISLEVPKSSAPDQPEEGTEAGESSQPEEMVVPEVDMNLLGELEAMGFPKARATRALHYSGNASIEAAVNWVIEHENDPDIDQMPEVPANSKVEAAKPKPSLTPEEMKIKAQELRERARKKKEEEEKRMEIEREKERIRAGKELLEAKRIEEEQERKRLLAFRKAEKEEEKRAREKIRQKLEEDKVLPGFLHHYYHLLQLNDQHYGSYFLTIWRCLFFLSLHVDFL